The nucleotide window tttataaaagaataattattattcatagtattttcaaaaaaatatgttaacttatatatatatatatatatgagcGAATGTATCTTCACATACgataatattttaagaGATAGTTTATtgtatacataatatatatatatatatatataatatatttctttttttttttaatcatatattatatatgaattatttataatactttttttttccccttttatattattatacatttttaagCGCAACTAAAGTAATCTTAATTTTACccttatttttatattcattttattttgatatattatttatttttaattttattattttatacatatatataatatagttAAACGTTTTTTAGATATCACAcaaatcatttttaataaaccttagtttataaattattccAATTAGGTAACTGCAAATAgaatgtatataaatattattcatatatataatatatatatatgacttaataaacaaattaaGAACTATAAGTGgattatattataaaattattatatatatatattatttttttttttcatgtgtacatatatcttcactttatttttctttgtttggaaattatatattgttatacAGCTATAACAATTATATGGAGAATATTTTAGACATtaaatttttgtttttcacatttacatatttattcttttatatacatatatatatatatatatatatatatatatatatatatatatatattcataaaatatttatgaaattaatgttgaaaaaaaaaaaagaagaaaaagaaaaagagtgtgattattatttatatatcatgtccttacatatatatatatatattatcctttttaggtgtattttatatttttatatatattaacacatatatataaaataaacatagtatatgaaaaattttatatgttaattaaaattttttacatttaaaaataatatattccttatattttattattattttattttttttttataggattttaatttaaatacaggaaataaaaattaagtaaaaaacaaaatgtaAGAATTTTATGgaaacaatatattatatttttttttgatatattttatactcttttgttatatttttattttatatcattttatatttgtttttgAAAAAAACAGAATAGTACAAACATTAGTTGTTTAAATTGTATAAGAAAATGAGTAAGGAACAATATCACGATCAAGAAGTATTGTTGGAGGCtcaaaataatgatgaaattTTAAAGGAAAATAAGTTCAGATGGGTAAATAcagataaaaaaataaataagttcatataaatatattctgatattataaataaataaataaatatatatatatatatatatatattaattggtcatttttttacttttcTTTCGCTTTAATACAGGTTATGTTCCCAATAAAGTACAAAACATTCTGGGTATATTATAAAGACAACAAGAAAAATTCATAAACTATATTCCTTATTAATTTATGCATGTTCctgtatatatatatatatattattttatatatgtacctgtctatttttttctttagagttattataaagaaattgAATCTCTCTTTTGGACTGCTGAGgattataattttgataAAGACAAGCAatatttagaaaatattgataaaaaCATGTTGGTTAAGTTGTTTGAACTTATATGCTTTTATAGTTTAAAGtaaattcaaaaaaaaaaaaataaaataaaataaatcaacatatatatatatatatatataaagaaatatgtaaacaaagaaattattcattaatatatttatatatttatgcatttattgttttattttaatttaatgTATTCTATTTTNNNNNNNNNNNNNNNNNNNNNNNNNNNNNNNNNNNNNNNNNNNNNNNNNNNNNNNNNNNNNNNNNNNNNNNNNNNNNNNNNNNNNNNNNNNNNNNNNNNNAGGAAGAGCTTTTTATGGTTTTCAAATGTGTATGGAGAATATACATGATGAAGTATATGCTTGTATATTCGAAACATATATTCCTGATTCAAAACAGAAAAgggtaataataaataaagtGATTGAGTTAGACAgtgttttaaaaaaacagAAATGGCTAACTGAAATATTCGAATCGAATATCCCATACTATAATAAACTTGttcttctttatatttctaAAGTTCTTTTTAATGGtacattaaatatattaattgGTTATTGCAAAGAAAATTCTATACTCCCTTGCTTATGTAATGTTCATGAAAAAATTCATAGAGATGAATATCTTCATGGAGATTTTTCCGTTATGTGTTGTAACCATTTagttaataaattaaaatatgaacatgTCTTAGATTATTTTAAGATGGCTGTTGATTTAGAATATCAATTTTCACTGGAAATGTTAGAGCTCAATGTTCTTAAAATAAAGAAGGAACAAGTAAGAGCATTCTTAGAATATTTAGCAGATACCATGTTGACTAATCTAAACTATCCAAAACATTATAATTCCAAATATCCTTTTAGTTGGCCCGAATTTACAAAAgtaataaaagaaaaaaaaaaaaaaaacataaataaataaataaatgaaaataaataaatatatgtatatgtatatatatatatatatatatatatatatatatttttcccTTGTAGATTATTGTTAATGAGAACGGCAAGGAAGAAACTGTTAAGAAAGGAGAAAATGTATATGgagaaaaacaaatattatttgatgaagatttttaaaatatattattatctgatcaattaaaagaatatacTCATTTTccaaaataaaatacaaagaaaattattaatttcattatttcttatatgtataaaataagtagaatacaaatatttataatgaaaGGATAGATGTTTTCTTTATACATAcctattaatatataagacTTCAAATATATGCCctattatatacatatacatatatatatatatatatatatatatatatatatatatctttttttttttttttcttttcttaaatgataaataaaaagtatacCAAATAAAAACACATTACCTCATATAACGTcctatatattttttgtgaataacattataataaatacacaattataatattgttatgtacataaaaattattgaatataaattaaaaatgttatatattatttcgaaaaaataataactacataaataaaatgaagcaaatatttatatttaaagaaCAGAATgtcatattttatttatttttaccatatatatattgattaATAAGCAGTAAAATcagatatataaatttatacattaattattaataattctaCATTAATGTTattcaaatatatgttttcaCACACAAAAGAAATGAAACCTTTTtctatatgtatatttttttcttaatattttttaaaataaactaataacaattataatattaaaaatga belongs to Plasmodium reichenowi strain SY57 chromosome 10, whole genome shotgun sequence and includes:
- a CDS encoding ribonucleotide reductase small subunit, putative (part of same gene as PRSY57_1015200B~gap found within coding sequence) → MSKEQYHDQEVLLEAQNNDEILKENKFRWVMFPIKYKTFWSYYKEIESLFWTAEDYNFDKDKQYLENIDKNMLVKLFELICFYSL
- a CDS encoding ribonucleotide reductase small subunit, putative (part of same gene as PRSY57_1015200A~gap found within coding sequence); this encodes GRAFYGFQMCMENIHDEVYACIFETYIPDSKQKRVIINKVIELDSVLKKQKWLTEIFESNIPYYNKLVLLYISKVLFNGTLNILIGYCKENSILPCLCNVHEKIHRDEYLHGDFSVMCCNHLVNKLKYEHVLDYFKMAVDLEYQFSLEMLELNVLKIKKEQVRAFLEYLADTMLTNLNYPKHYNSKYPFSWPEFTKIIVNENGKEETVKKGENVYGEKQILFDEDF